The sequence GTACCGAAGACTCAGGTACAAATGGATTGTTTATACTGGGTGGTTCGCAGGTAGGAGAAAATAAAATGAACTTCAAAAATATGGCAGGCTTCAATTTAGCCGAAATTTATGCTTACAATTATGCGATATTAGAATCGGCGCTGAATGTAGAAATTACCTCGGGCTTATACTTCTCTGCAAATGTAAATGTAGCCGCTACTGCCAATACCTATCAAGACCTGCTAGAGCATATTACTACAGAACCTTTTGGCAATAATATCTGGGGTTATAGTTTCGGATTTAACTACGATTCGTTGCTGGGGCCAATCCAATTGATGGTTTCCGGAAATAACCAGGATGATGAATCCCGTTTTCATTTTAGTATCGGATTTCCCTTTTAATTGTAATAATGCCTGATCCGCTTATTAATTGTTGTTGTGTAAATACGACATATTCGTTTGAATTTGGCATTTTCTGCAAAATCTTTATAATTTTAGTCCCTCTCAAAAATTAACTCACTATTTTGAGCGTTTAATTTGAATAAATATTAATATCAGTATAACTAACTAAAACAAAAAATCATGAAGAATAGAAGAGAATTTCTAAGAATTTCTACGGCAGGTACAGTTGGTGTTTTGGCACTGGGAACTTATGCTTGTGGCTCGGGTGGTAAAAAACCTGCAGAACAAGCGGCAGAAGTAGTTAAGGCTGCAACAGGTATGGGACTTGGCCTGCAGCTTTATAGTATTCGCGATGCAATGACAGCGGATGCTGCCGGTTCGTTAAAGAAAATTGCCGACATGGGCTATAAATTTGTTGAGATGGCCTCATACGCCGATGGCAAATTTTATGGCGTAGCACCTAAAGAATTCCAAAAAATGGTGGAAGACAATGGAATGAAAGTAGTAAGTAGCCACACCAGTGTTGAAGCGGAAGGAATTACTACTGCCAGTGCTCAGAAAATGGCCGATGCACATGCCGAAATTGGTGTAGAGTATTGCGTTCAGCCTTGGATAGAAGAAAAAGACCGTAATATTGAATCGTATAAAAAGATGATTGCCGAGTGGAACAAAGTTGGTGAGATCATGAAAAATGTAGGTATTCAGTTTGGTTACCACAACCATAACTTCGAGTTTAAACCAACCGATGGAATGGTACCTTATTACGATGTATTCCTAAAAGAAATGGATGCCGACCTGATTACTATGGAACTGGATTGTTACTGGGCATTGAAAGCAGGTCAGGATCCTGTTGAAATGTTCAAAAAATATCCTGGACGCTTCCAGCTGCTTCACTTTAAAGGTATGGGAGAAGAGGTTGTAGAGCCGTTTTATACAGTAGACAAAGACGATATTGTTTCTGTGGGTGCCGGTGTTGCGGATTACAAAAGTATTTACGATGCTCGTGAAACTGCAGGTATGAAGTATTTATTTGTTGAAGACGACAACCAGGGTAACGGAAAACCTTTTGAAGGTGTGAAAGCAAGTATCGATAATATTAATGCGAAGCTTTTTGTTTAAGCAAACGATATTTTCACTGAAAACCGGATTCATTTGAATCCGGTTTTTTTGTACCTCTAAATGTTATTTCATCCTAAAGTTTTGCCATTTCTTAAAACGAAACACCTGCCATTTCTGTAAAGCAATTACTTTTGCATAAATGAATGAACGTTCATTTATTAATTTGAAGATATGGCACGGATTACAGATCAAACAAAAATTGAACGATTAAAACAGTCAACCATGAAATTGGTGGTTGATAATGGTTTTGGAGGTGCTTCGGTGGCATTGATTTCAAAAGATGCACAAGTTGCTTCGGGCTATTTCTACATGCACTACAAAGGGAAGTACGAACTGGTAAATACCATTTTACAAGAGGTTTACAGCGAAGTGTTCGGCATGTTCGAAAAACTAATCGGGCAGGGTGAGCCATTTCATGTAACCATTGAAAATATAATCCGCCACTTTGTTGAACTGGCAAACAAGGAGCCAATCCGGGTGAAATTTTTGTATGTGCTTACCAACGATTATAACTTCGTAATCGATAAACATATCCAGGGAAATACACAAATGCTGCTTGAAAAATTGATGGAAATGGGGCGTTCACGCAACGAATTGGACAAGACGCTAATCGTTAGTGATTTGTACCTGATATTGATAATAACCACCATTCAGTTTATCAATCAAAAATACAAATATCACGATGAGAATATTATTGCAGAAGAGGATATTCAGCACCTGCTAAAACTGATTTTTAAGTTTTTGAAATAAGCAACGCGATAGAACAAAGAAATTGATAATACAATAAAATACAGCTTACAATAATAGAAATGAAAACAATTAAACAACAGAAAACAGTTTTATTATTCCTGCTACTTCTGGTAGTAGGAATAACGGTCCACGGGCAGTCCCGGGAACAATTGTTGTCATTCGATCAGGCGATGCAAATAATGCTGGAGCAAAATCCGGCATTGTTGCGCCAAAAAGAAGAGATCAGGCAGAAAGAATTCGAGATCAAATCGAAGAAAGGTTTGCGTTTACCTCAGGTTTCATTGAATGCAACGGCAGTGGCCATGTCTGATCCTTTGCATCTCGATTTAACTCCTGTTGGTGAAGCCATCAGTCCGCTTTACGAAACACTTGGTAATTATGGTGTTTTTAGCGGTGTTCCAAATCCCGATCCGGCGACGAATACACTTTATCCTTATTTAAGTGACGACATGAGTACCGAAATTGTGCGTCAGCAATTACTTGAAGGAGGCGAAGCAATTCAAGCACACGACTGGGATGAGATTATTCAGGAAAAGAATTTTGCATTGCTGACAGCGAGTTTTGCGATGCCAATTTATGCCGGAAGCAAAATTAACGGTGCGAACCAGGCTGCCGAAGTAAACCTGGATATTAGCCAACAGGAATTGCGTCATGCCGAAGGGGTTTTGCTGACCGAACTGGTAACGCGTTATTATGGTCTTGCCCTCGGATTGCAAGTGGAAAAGCTTCGCGAAGAAATGCTGAGAAGTATGGAGAATCATTACAACGATGCAAAAAAACTATTCGATAACGGAATGATTGCTAAAGTTGAATTGCTTCATGCAGAGGTCGCGAAAAACGAGGCAGAACGAGAAGTGAAGCAAGCGGTTCGGAATGTTGAAATAATACGTACCGGCTTAAAAGCAACATTGGCTATCGATACGATGGATCAGGTTATTCCGGCCAACAATTTGTTTATCAATACCGAATTAACAGGTTTGGCCGGGTGGTTAGATCGTGCCAAAGAGTTAAACCCACAATTGAAACAAATACAGGGAAAAAAGGAGCTTGTTGAGATAAAACACCGGGTAGAGAAAAACGAGTATTTGCCAACTATTGCAGCAATGGGGAATTACAACATTGCCGATAAAAACTTTTCGCCTTACATGCCCGAGTGGGAGCTTGGAATCGGAATGAAGTGGAATGTGTTTCAGGGTATGAGCCGCAAGAATAACATACTGGCCAGCGAAACTTTGCAGAACCAGGTAGAATATGCCGAGCAAAAAGCCAACAACGATTTGGAAGCCTATTTGGTAAAGCTCTATAACGAATTGCAAATGCAGATGGAACAAAAGGAAGAACTGGAAACAACGCTCGAGTTGGCAAACGAATACCGCCAAAGTACAGAGAAAGCATTTAACGAAGGATTTGCAACTTCTACCGATGTGGTGGAGGCGAATACAAAAGTATTACAGGTAAAAACATTACGACTAAGCGTTTTATACAATTACGATGTTGCTTTGGCGAATTTCCTTCAAACAGCGGGTGTTCCCGAGCAATACATCGAATTCTCGAGTGGAGACAATACTGTAACCGAATCACTTTAAAAAGAACAAAAGCAAAAAACAAAGAATATGAACAAGAAGACCTTAAGCTCAATAGTTGTACTTGTAGCTATAGTAGCATTTATAGTATATACATTTATTGTAGTAACCAAACCCGAGCCTGTAATTCTGCAGGGAGAGGTTGAGGCTCAGCAATACAATATTGCATCGAAAGTTCCGGGGAGAATACAGAAAGTTGCTGTTGACAGGGGACAAAAAGTGAAAAAGGGCGACTTTATTTTTTCTATCGACAGCCCCGAAATTAATGCAAAACTGGCCAATGCAAATGCAGCTCGTTCGGCAGCAAGCGCACAAAGCCGCAAAGCACAAAACGGAGCACAACAAGAGGATATTACAGCAGCCTACAGCACTTACGTAAAAGCCGAAGCAGCTGCCCAGTTTGCTGAAAAAACATTTGCACGCATTCAGAATTTATATGATGAAGGAGTGGTGCCGGCACAAAAACGCGATGAGGTTGAAACGCAAATGAAAGCGGCCCGCGAAACGGCAAATGCAGCAAAAGCCATTTGGCAGAAAGCAGAAAAAGGAGCCCGCGAAGAAGATAAAGCTGCTGCCGCTGCAATGGTAAAACGTGCCGAGGCCGCCATTGCTGAGGTGGAGGCCTACCTGCAGGAAACAACAATTAATGCCATTGCCGATGGCGAAGTGTCGGGTGTAAATGTGGAGGAAGGCGAACTGGTTTCAACAGGATTTCCGGTAGTTACCCTACTCGATTTGAACGACATTTGGGTAACGCTCTACATCCGCGAAGACTATATGAATTATTTTAAAATGGGAAGTGTGTTTAAAGCAAAAATCCCCGGTCTTGACGGGCAGGAGTTCGACTTTAAAGTAAAATACATTAGCCCGTCGGCTGATTTTGCCCGTTGGAATGCAACAAAAACTTCGGGAGAGTTCGATTTAAAATCGTTTGAAGTGGAGGCGCGCCCGGTGAATAAAATCGAAGGATTACGTCCGGGAATGACAGCCGTTGTTACCTTACCCGAAACCAAATAAAATGAACGGGAAAAAGAGACATCCTATTTTTGAAGTGCTGATTCGTGAGGCCAGGCGGATTCAGCAAAATCCGGCTTATCGGTTTTTGTTGTTAATTGGGCCGATCATGGGTATTCTGCTGCTCTTTTTTATCTTTCAGCAGGGAGCCGCAAAACGCTTGCCCATTGCTTTGGTCGATCAGGATAATTCATCACTTTCCGTAAAAGTTGGAAATGCTTTAAATGCTTCACCTGATGTACAGATTGTTGCCGGAGCACCGGATCTGTTTCAGGCGCAGGAGTGGTTAAAACAAGGGCTTGTTCAGGCCATTGTTGTATTGCCCAATGAGCTGGAGAAAAAAGTATTTCAGGGAATGGAGGCTCCCGTGCCGGTTTACATCAACGGAACAAATGTAACGGTTGCCGGAGTTGTGCAACGTTCGGTTTTAACCACGCTAAATACATTTTCGGCCGGAATTCAACTAAAAAAACTGGCCCTGAATGGTAACAACGCGCAAAAAGCCATGGCCCGGGTTGTGCCTGTGAAAATTCAGAAGCATGTTTTGTTCAATCCGTATACAAATTATGCCTACTTCCTCAACTCGGCAATGATGTATTTCACCTTGTTTTTGTTTGCTTTTATGAGTTCGGTTTACACTTTCGGAAATGAACTGAAACGAGGAACAGGCTTAAGTCTTTTAGAAGCTGGAAACAACAGTGTACGCATGGCAATTGCCGGGAAACTGTTTCCGTACACCCTTATTTACTCCGGGTTCGCTATGTTAATCGCCTACCTGCTTTATGTGGTTGAAGGAATGCCGTTAAATGGCAGTTTTGTGGTTATTTTTTGCGGCCAGTTTATAACAATTCTTGCCTACCAAATGCTGGGATTGATATTTGTTGCAGTAACCAAAAACCTGCGTTTGTCGCTGTCGGTTGGTAGTGCATACATTATGATGGGAATAACATTTTCAGGACTTACTTTCCCGATAGAAGGAATGATGCCATTTGTAAAAACACTTACGGCCATCTTCCCCTTTACCTGGTGGGAGAAATTGTTTATTTCACAATCGTTACGCGGTGCACCAATAAAAGAAGCCTTGCCGTATTTATGTTACATCCTCCTGTTTATGCTGTCAGCTGTAGCGGTGTTTAAAATGTATAAGAAGAGCCTGAGCGATCCGAAATACTGGGGAAAACAATAGGAACTATGACGAAAGAGAAGAATAATATAAATAGCTTCGGATTAATGGCCATTCATTTTAAAAATGAATTGAAAGCTATTTTTTCGGATAGTGGGGCAGTGTTGATCTTAGTTGGGGCACTGTTAATCTATCCTTTGTTGTATTCGTTCGGATATTTTAACGAAGTGCTGACCGATTTGCCAATTGGTGTTGTCGATTTAGATCAAACCGCTACCAGCCGAAAGTACACCAACATGCTGGATGCCTCGCGCGATATTGAAGTATCGTATAATCCGCAAAGCCTTGAAGAGGCAGAGCAACTTTTTATGGCCAATAAAATTGATGGTGTTTTGCTAATCCCGAAAGGATTTCAGAAAAACGTACTGTCAACAAAACAGGCCGATGTTGCGGTTTACGCCGATGGCAGTTACCTGTTAAAATACAAAACGTTTTACACGGCGGCACAAACCGTGAATGCTTATTTTGGGGCAGGAGTGGGAGTACAACATTATTTGGCCGAAGGGAAATCACTGCGACAGGCAAAAGTTTCGGTTAGTCCATTGAGCATTCAAACGCACATGCTTTACATTCCCGCAGGATCCTACGGTAGTTTTATTATGCCGGGACTGATCATCATCATTATTCAACAAACCTTGCTGATTGGTATCGGAATTATGGGGGGGACTTTTTCCGAATCAAAAGCTTCGCCTTTTAAGTTACCTGAAGATAAACGCAGACGCGAAATTATTCCTTTGATATTGGGTCGGGTTGGAGCATATTTGCTCATCTCGGCATTTAATATCTGCCTTGCACTTATCATTATACACGACTGGTTCAACTATCCGGATAAAGGCCATATGCTTGATGTGCTGATGTTGCTGTTCCCGTTTTTACTGGCGGTAATTTTTTTCGGAATTGGTCTGTCAACCTTCTTTAAGCACCGCGAGTCTGCTATTGTATTTATGATGTTCTTGTCGCCGATCGCTTTATTTCTGAGTGGTATTTCGTGGCCGGTTTCGGCTATGCCTGATTGGTTGGTTGGTTTATCGAAAATTCTGCCCGGAACAACAGCAGTACCTGCCTATTTGCGTTTGCGCACAATGGGTGTAGGAATTACGGAAGTAAAATCAGAGGTGTTAATGTTGTATTTGCAGGCAGGTAGTTATGCAATTCTGACTATTGCATATTTCTATGTTCGGCTGTATGTTGGGAAAATGAGAAAGAAGCAATTGACGTAATAAAATAGAATAAAAAAAAGCTTTGATCCAATCTCGGTCAAAGCTTTTTATTTAATTCAAAATTACTTTCAATTTTAGTTTCCTGGCTTTTTTGTAAAGCCGAATTGAATTTTCAGAAACCGAAGATGGAATGTCGATTTTAACGTTCCATACCGGCCCTGTTTCTGTCAATTCCTGTTTCCCGTTTTTAAAATTCTCTTTCATCGTTTTCTGTGGCTTTTGTGCAATGTACGGAATTTTACAAATATTATGCCGAAAAACCTGGTGAGTTATCACCAGAACATTGTGAACAGTAGTATTTTAACCCGTTCCGTATTATTTATTTTACTGCTTTTATAGTGTAGCCGCGCTTTTCGATGCTTTTTTCAATTTCATCGATTGATACGGCAGAAGCATTGTATTTAACAATGGCAGTTGAATCAGCGAGTGTCACTTTTACAGTTTCAATCCCATTTAGGGTATTTACTCCCTTCACTACCGAGGTCACGCAGGCATCGCAGTGCAATCCGCCAATATCAATGGTGGCTTCAAAAATTTGCTCCGGTTGAGCAACTTCTGTGCTTTTTTGTGTTCCTGAGTTACAGGCTACAAATCCTAAAAGGACAAATAGATAAAATAGTTTTTTCATGGTATTTTTAGTTTTTTTTTATTTAATAACGGGAGCAAGTATTTGTTTATTCTCTTCGCTTGCTGCCCCCATAACTGTTTTTACTTTACTGCCCATAAATTTCGAGAAGAGTCCCGAATTCAACATCGAAATATAGGTTTTTCCATTGCGTTCGTAAACTGCAACACGACATGGCATCAATGCTGAAACAACACGCTCCTGATCACTGCTTAAAATCTGGTAAGCATGATCAGGTTTACACAGTGAAAATACTTTTACCGGTTTTACTTCAAAACCGTGTTTCTTCATGGTTGCCTGCAGATCATATAAATGTGGCATACTCCAGTTGTTATCCTTTGCCGATTGTTCAATTGCTGCAACTGTTTCGTCAAAACCCAGTTTACTTTCGTTTACCACAAACATTTGTTTGGGTAGAATAACCACAATCATTATAATGGTTAAAAGAATTCCCACAATCAAGCCGGTTAAAAACATAGTTAATCCTTTCATTATTAGTTTTATTAATTTAAACAAAGAAACAACAGACAGTAAACTTTTGTTTGATAGATTTGATTGATTGGGCTTAAAGGGGTTAAATAAAAAGGGAACCACTCAATTGAATGGTCCCCTTAAATGTATATTGAAGTTAGTTTTAATATAATCCTTCTATTGAAAGGTAACGTTCGCCATGATCGTACGAGAAGGTAAGAATTCTCGATCCTTTTGGCAGTTCGTTAATTTTTTTGGCAACGGCTGCCAACGATGCTCCCGATGAAATACCAACAAATAGGCCCTCTTCTCTTGCTGCTTTTTGCGCATATTCAAAAGCTTCGTCTTTACTAATTTCTACCGTTCCGTCAAGCAAACCGGTATTAAGGTTATTCGGAATAAAACCAGCACCAATTCCCTGAATTCCGTGTGGGCCTGGATCTTTACCTCCAATTACAGGGCTTGAATCCGGTTCAACAGCAAAAACTTTCAGGTTCGGGAATTTAGCTTTTAAAACCTCAGCTACTCCGCTTATGTGGCCACCTGTTCCAACGCCGGTAATCAGGTAATCAAAACCTTCAGGGAAATCTTTTAGAATTTCCTGCGCAGTAAAATCGCGATGTACGGCAACGTTTGCCGGGTTATTGAACTGCTGTGGTATCCATGCATTGCCCAGCTCTTTAGCCAGTTCTTCGGCCTTTGCAATGGCACCTTTCATACCCTTTTCTTTAGGTGTTAACTCCAGCTCGGCACCAAATACTTTTAGTGCTCTTCTTCTTTCCAACGACATTGATTCTGGCATGGTAAGAATTAAACGGTAACCTTTTACAGCTGCTACCAGTGCCAATCCAATTCCGGTATTTCCCGATGTGGGTTCAATTATAACCGAACCTTCTTTTAATATCCCTTTCTTTTCGGCATCCTCTACCATTGCGAGTGCAATACGGTCTTTTATACTTCCTCCGGGATTTGTTTTTTCTACTTTCACCCAAACTTCGTAATCCTCCGGATAGAGGCGGTTAAGCTTTACATGTGGCGTGTTGCCAATGGTTTCCAAAATGTTTTTTGCTTTCATCTGTTTTTAATTATTGAGTTATTTCGGTAATTATTTACTAAACAAAAAAAAGGCCTTTCCGTTCATGGAAAGGCCTTGTATAATCTTGCAATCAAGTTCAATTTAAAACACTACAACACCTTTCCCTTTTTGAAGGAAACAACAACACATCATCATATTGTTACCGGTGTTTTTCATAATGGGTGCAATATATGTAATTTTTATTTATTCTAAATAGTAAATATGAAAAAAATCATGTTTTTGACTTCTTTGTTAAGAAAATGAACTGATTTGCGGTCGATTGGATTGTAGTAAAACAAATAATCCTGCCAAAAAAGACAGGATTATCAATATCATATTTGAATATATACTAGCCTTTATATCTGAGCCATTTAACAAGCTCTTTGATATTCACCTTTTTGCCATACATCAACAATCCGATGCGGTAAATTTTGGCAGCTGCCATTATGCATACAATGGTTGTAAGTATTAGTAAACCCATTGAAAGTAATAACTCCCAAACGGGCAGATCATAGGGTACGCGGGCCATCATGGCTACCGGCGAAGTGAATGGAATTATCGAACACCAAAAAGCCAGTGGTCCCTCAGGATTTTTGGCAATAGGGAACAGCAACATGATGGAAAGAATCAACGGGAAAGTTACCGGGAAAACCATCTGCTGCGAGTCTTCATCATTGTCGACAGCGGCTCCAACCGAGCCCAGCAGCGCACTGTATAACAGGTAGCCGCCAAGGAAATAGAATACAAAAGAAAACAGGATAAGCGGCAGATTTAAATTACCTATCATTTCCATTACCTCAGTAACCTGGTTGGGTGTAGCCTGAACTGCGGCCTGATTCATCTGGCCCTGCGAGTCCATGATACTTTGTCCCATCTGTTGTGCACTTTCAGGAGAAAAGAAACTTTGTACCACTACCAAACCTATACCTCCCAAAACAACCCAAATAGCAACCTGTGTAAGGCCAACCAAAGCGGTTCCGATAATTTTACCGGCCATTAGCTGGCTAGGTTTTACTGATGAAATGATTACCTCGATAATGCGGCTTTTCTTTTCTTCCATTACGCTGCGCATAACCATGGCGCCGTACATAAACACAAAGAAATAGATAAGTAGCCCCATGGCATAACTGGCAATAAACGCCACAACCGACGAGCTTTTTTTGGTTTCGCCCGATTGTGATACCTTAAGCGTACTCAGGTTTACACTGGTTCGTGTTTTACTCAGGCGTTCTTCCAAATCGGGGATGCCCGATTCGGCAATAACTTTTTGGCGCTTGTCATTTTCGATAAAGCGGCTCAGTTTGCGCTCAATTTGTTCGGTAAGTTCAAACGGCAACTGTTTCTCCGAGAAAAGTTGTGCCTGGTTATTCGAGTAAATATCTGATGGAATGTATAGCAATCCGTAATAACCGCTGCCTTTAATGTTGGTTTTCAGGGTTGAAAATTCTTCTTTCGGGATAAAATGATAGCTGGTTGTTCCTTCTTCGCTGAATTCGCCAAGAAATAAATTCGTAGCATCGTAAACGGCAATGGTGCGTTCTTCGGTATCGTCTTTTATCGAGAAATAAATTACCAGCCCGTAAACGCCTGCAATTAAAAACGGCATAAGGATGGTTAATATGATGAACGATTTCTTTTTTACCCGTTTCAGGTATTCTTGTTTTAATATTAGTAATGTGTTGTTCATTGTGGCAAATTTAGTTTTTGTTCGACTCCTCAACAGCTTTAATAAATACATCGTTCATGCTTGGTATAAGCTCCTCGAATGCCAGTATTTCGGCTGCAGGCATAATGGCCTGCAACAATTCGTTATTCGAATTTCCGTTTAGGTACTGCACTTTCAGCGTGTTGGCTTTTTCCGACTCATCGTGACTGATGATATTATAATTGGCTCCTAATGCCTGGTCGATATTTTTAAATTCGCCCCGGTATTTAATGTCGAACATATTCGATTTGTATTTCATTCGAATTTCGTCGGTTGGCCCGTCTTCAATCTTCTTCGATTTGTTAATGAGCGCAATGTGGTCGCACAATTCCTCAACCGATCCCATGTTGTGGGTAGAGAAAATAATGGTGGCGCCTTCCGCTTTCAGGTTCAGAATTTCCTTCTTCAGTAAATTGGCATTTATTGGGTCGAAACCGCTAAATGGCTCATCAAAAATCAGCAGTTTGGGCCGATGAACTACGGTAGTAATAAACTGTACTTTTTGCTGCATTCCTTTCGACAGCTCTTCCACCTTTTTGTTCCACCAGGGCATAATATCAAATTTCTCGAACCAATGTTTCAGGTTTCTACTTGCATCGCGATGTGACATGCCTTTTAATTGGGCCAGGTAGATGGCCTGCTCACCAATCTTCATTTTTTTGTACAATCCGCGTTCTTCAGGCAGGTAACCAATTTGCGAAATATCTGCCCGGTTCATTTTTTTCCCGTTCAGAAAAATCTCGCCACTGTCGGGGGCGGTAATCTGGTTAATAATGCGGATGAGGGTGGTTTTACCCGCACCGTTGGGGCCAAGTAAGCCAAAAATACTTTGTTCTTTCACCGAAATGCTTACATCGGTTAATGCCTGTGTGTTGGCAAAAACCTTGTTCACATTGCGCGCTTCGAATAATTCCATATTGTTTTTAATTGAATAGTAAGATTTAACCCGTGCAAATTACAGGTTTGGATTTAAAATGTCTAAAGGAAAACATAAAAAA comes from uncultured Draconibacterium sp. and encodes:
- a CDS encoding ABC transporter ATP-binding protein produces the protein MELFEARNVNKVFANTQALTDVSISVKEQSIFGLLGPNGAGKTTLIRIINQITAPDSGEIFLNGKKMNRADISQIGYLPEERGLYKKMKIGEQAIYLAQLKGMSHRDASRNLKHWFEKFDIMPWWNKKVEELSKGMQQKVQFITTVVHRPKLLIFDEPFSGFDPINANLLKKEILNLKAEGATIIFSTHNMGSVEELCDHIALINKSKKIEDGPTDEIRMKYKSNMFDIKYRGEFKNIDQALGANYNIISHDESEKANTLKVQYLNGNSNNELLQAIMPAAEILAFEELIPSMNDVFIKAVEESNKN